One Brassica napus cultivar Da-Ae chromosome A5, Da-Ae, whole genome shotgun sequence DNA window includes the following coding sequences:
- the LOC106399543 gene encoding probable protein phosphatase 2C 12, whose product MSTKGDHHTVPLSVLLKRESANEKIDSPELVHGQFNQSKKGEDFTFVKTDCQRVMGDGVSTFSVFGLFDGHNGPAAAIYTKENLLNNVLAAIPPDLNRDEWVAALPRAMVAGFVKTDKDFQERARKSGTTVTFVIVEGWVVSVASVGDSRCILEPAEGGVYYLSADHRLEINEEERDRVTASGGEVGRLNTGGGTEIGPLRCWPGGLCLSRSIGDLDVGEYIVPVPYVKQVKLSSAGGRLIISSDGVWDAISAEEALDCCRGLPPEHSAEHIVKEAVGKKGIRDDTTCIVVDILPSEKLAASVPPPKKQGKGMLKSMFKRKGSDSSSNIEKEYAEPDLVEELFEEGSAMLSERLDTKYPLCNMFKLFMCAVCQVEVKPGEGVSIHAGTANCRKLRPWDGPFLCASCQEKKDAMEGKRDRHSSESD is encoded by the exons ATGTCAACAAAAGGAGACCATCATACAGTTCCACTTTCAGTTTTGCTCAAGCGTGAATCAGCAAATGAAAAGATAGACAGCCCTGAACTTGTGCACGGCCAGTTTAATCAGAGCAAGAAAGGGGAGGACTTTACGTTTGTCAAAACAGACTGTCAAAGGGTCATGGGGGATGGCGTTTCTACCTTCTCAGTTTTTGGG CTTTTTGATGGACACAATGGCCCTGCAGCAGCTATCTACACCAAGGAAAACCTTCTGAACAATGTATTAGCTGCAATACCCCCTGATCTCAACAGAGATGAGTGGGTTGCCGCACTTCCTAGGGCTATGGTAGCAGGATTTGTGAAAACTGATAAAGATTTCCAGGAAAGAG CAAGGAAGTCTGGAACGACTGTAACCTTTGTCATAGTAGAAGGATGGGTGGTGAGTGTTGCATCTGTAGGTGACTCTCGTTGCATACTTGAGCCTGCTGAGGGTGGTGTCTATTATTTATCTGCTGATCATCGGCTTGAAATAAACGAAGAAGA GCGAGATCGTGTTACAGCAAGTGGTGGTGAAGTTGGTCGGCTAAATACTGGTGGTGGTACTGAG ATTGGTCCTCTGAGATGTTGGCCTGGTGGTCTCTGTCTCTCGAGATCCATTGGAGATCTGGATGTTGGCGAATACATTGTTCCAGTTCCTTATGTGAAGCAAGTCAAG TTATCTTCAGCTGGTGGTCGACTTATCATCTCAAGTGATGGTGTGTGGGATGCAATTAGTGCAGAAGAGGCTCTTGATTGTTGCCGGGGTTTGCCACCTGAACATTCCGCCGAGCATATTGTTAAA GAAGCTGTGGGGAAAAAAGGTATTCGCGATGATACAACATGTATAGTGGTTGATATATTGCCATCAGAAAAACTAGCTGCATCCGTGCCGCCGCCGAAAAAGCAAGGGAAAGGAATGTTAAAGTCAAtgttcaaaagaaaaggttCGGACTCTTCTTCTAATATAGAGAAAGAGTATGCAGAACCTGATTTAGTTGAAGAACTGTTTGAAGAGGGATCAGCTATGCTTTCAGAGAG ATTAGATACAAAGTACCCGCTTTGCAATATGTTCAAGTTGTTCATGTGTGCTGTGTGTCAAGTAGAAGTGAAACCAGGAGAAGGTGTCTCGATCCATGCTGGAACGGCTAATTGCAGAAAGCTTCGTCCATGGGATGGTCCATTCCTTTGTGCAAGTTGCCAAGAGAAGAAAGACGCAATGGAAGGGAAACGAG ATAGACATAGTAGTGAGAGCGACTAG